One Streptomyces hundungensis DNA segment encodes these proteins:
- the kynU gene encoding kynureninase, translating to MSEALAGQAAALDAADELAACRALFALDDDVVYLDGNSLGALPRHVPARMQDVIAREWGQLRIRSWEESGWWTAPERIGDRIAPLVGADRGTVVVGDSTSVNVFKALVGAVRLAGDDRDEILVDASTFPTDGYVAESAARMTGRRIRALAPQEIVGALGPRTAAVLVNHVDYRSGRLNDLPAMTAAIHAAGALAVWDLCHSAGALPVGVGAHGVDFAVGCTYKYLNGGPGSPAYLYVRGDHQARFDTPLPGWNSHEDPFGMRSAYAPGDGAVRGRVGTPDILSMLALESALDVWDGVSIDAVRAKSLALTDFFLECVEAYVPAGRVSSVTPAAHAERGSQVSLSCEKAGEVMRALIERGVVGDYRRPDVLRFGFTPLYVGFADAERAAGELAALLD from the coding sequence ATGTCTGAGGCGCTGGCCGGCCAGGCCGCGGCGCTGGACGCCGCAGACGAACTCGCCGCGTGCCGCGCCCTGTTCGCGCTCGACGACGACGTGGTCTACCTCGACGGGAACTCGCTGGGCGCGCTGCCCCGCCACGTCCCGGCCCGGATGCAGGACGTCATCGCCCGAGAGTGGGGTCAACTGCGCATCCGCTCCTGGGAGGAGAGCGGCTGGTGGACCGCGCCGGAACGCATCGGTGACCGCATCGCCCCGCTCGTCGGCGCGGACCGCGGCACCGTCGTGGTCGGCGACTCCACCAGTGTGAACGTCTTCAAGGCGCTGGTGGGCGCGGTGCGGCTGGCCGGCGATGACCGGGACGAGATCCTGGTGGACGCCTCGACGTTCCCCACCGACGGTTACGTCGCCGAGTCCGCGGCGCGCATGACGGGCCGGCGCATCCGTGCCCTGGCGCCGCAGGAGATCGTCGGGGCGCTCGGCCCGCGCACGGCGGCGGTCCTGGTCAACCACGTCGACTACCGCTCGGGCCGGCTCAACGACCTGCCCGCGATGACGGCGGCGATCCACGCGGCCGGCGCCCTCGCCGTCTGGGACCTGTGCCACAGCGCGGGCGCGCTGCCGGTCGGTGTCGGCGCGCACGGCGTCGACTTCGCGGTGGGCTGTACCTACAAGTACCTGAACGGCGGCCCGGGTTCACCGGCGTACCTGTACGTACGCGGCGACCACCAGGCCCGCTTCGACACCCCGCTGCCCGGCTGGAACTCGCACGAGGACCCCTTCGGGATGCGGTCGGCGTACGCGCCGGGCGACGGCGCGGTACGCGGCCGGGTCGGCACCCCGGACATCCTGTCGATGCTGGCCCTGGAGTCCGCCCTCGACGTGTGGGACGGCGTCTCCATCGACGCGGTGCGGGCCAAGTCCCTCGCCCTGACGGACTTCTTCCTGGAGTGCGTCGAGGCGTACGTTCCGGCCGGACGGGTCTCGTCGGTGACACCGGCCGCGCACGCGGAACGCGGCAGCCAGGTGTCGCTGAGCTGCGAGAAGGCGGGCGAGGTGATGCGCGCCCTCATCGAGCGGGGCGTGGTGGGCGATTACCGCCGCCCCGACGTCCTCCGCTTCGGCTTCACCCCGCTGTACGTGGGCTTCGCCGACGCGGAGCGGGCGGCGGGAGAGCTCGCGGCGCTGCTGGACTGA
- a CDS encoding alpha/beta hydrolase family protein — MDPAERDAVEEASVFSHPPVAPDATAAYGDHPDQVIDFYAPRGARAGAPLVALLHGGAWRATYDRAHMTPFADFLARRGFAVANIEYRRGTLLPRQGDGSGAPATGQPVAGRWPDTFDDVAAAVDALPLLVRDAVPGADPRRTVLTGHSAGGHLALWAAARHVLPEGSPWRTPAPAPLRGVVALAPIADFATAVDLAVCSDAVAQLLGGPPQLGLRFPHADPSALLPTGIATAVVQGREDIVVPRAVAEAYVGAAARAGEVVGLTLLDEVGHFPLIDPAADACAVVADELAQLAY; from the coding sequence ATGGATCCCGCAGAGCGTGACGCGGTCGAGGAAGCCTCCGTCTTCTCCCATCCCCCGGTCGCCCCCGACGCCACCGCCGCGTACGGCGACCACCCCGACCAGGTGATCGACTTCTACGCCCCCCGGGGCGCCCGCGCCGGCGCCCCGCTGGTCGCGCTGCTGCACGGCGGCGCGTGGCGCGCCACGTACGACCGCGCGCACATGACCCCGTTCGCCGACTTCCTGGCCCGGCGCGGGTTCGCCGTGGCCAACATCGAGTACCGGCGCGGCACTCTGCTGCCGCGGCAGGGCGACGGCTCGGGGGCTCCCGCCACCGGGCAGCCGGTGGCCGGGCGCTGGCCGGACACCTTCGACGACGTGGCGGCCGCGGTGGACGCGCTGCCCCTGCTCGTACGGGACGCCGTACCCGGGGCCGACCCCCGCCGCACCGTCCTCACCGGCCACTCGGCGGGCGGCCACCTCGCGCTGTGGGCCGCGGCCCGACACGTCCTGCCGGAGGGCTCACCCTGGCGGACCCCCGCGCCCGCCCCCCTGCGCGGAGTCGTGGCGCTGGCGCCGATCGCCGACTTCGCCACGGCGGTCGACCTGGCGGTCTGCTCGGACGCGGTGGCCCAACTCCTGGGCGGCCCGCCCCAGTTGGGCCTCCGTTTCCCCCACGCCGACCCCTCCGCGCTCCTTCCCACGGGCATCGCCACGGCCGTCGTGCAGGGCAGGGAGGACATCGTGGTGCCGCGGGCGGTGGCGGAGGCGTATGTGGGGGCGGCGGCGCGGGCGGGGGAGGTGGTGGGGTTGACCCTGCTGGACGAGGTGGGTCACTTTCCGCTCATCGATCCGGCGGCGGATGCGTGCGCGGTGGTCGCCGACGAACTGGCCCAACTAGCGTACTGA